The Coffea arabica cultivar ET-39 chromosome 9c, Coffea Arabica ET-39 HiFi, whole genome shotgun sequence nucleotide sequence ttaaactaGCAATTAtataaaactaaaaacaaaagcACAGCCTTCAATTAATCATAGAGGAGACCACACACAACCTTTTCCCATCCCCAGCAAAAGCAAAACCTTTGTccaatttatttattcaatttaatttttctcatttcttagTCCCTTCCTTTATGAAAAATTACAACACAGCAACAGCACAGCATGGACAATCAATGAAACTCTTCATATCCCCACTTCCCTTTCCTACACACTTCATCATACCTTGCACCTTAACTCATTCACTCACCCCATCCCTACCATAATGCCATACCTCTCCAGATTCCCTATGCAAAATACACAAAGCTGATTGCCCAGCACTTGCAAGCACAAAACTGAGAGAGAGTCAAAAAAGACAGCAGATTACAgaagagagatagagaaaggAGAGAAGAATTTTGTTGTCTTCTCAACTTCCTTCCCTCACCCCAGTGTGTGTtctgtgtgtgtttgtgtgcaagGCCCTTAAAAGGCTCAAACACACAAGAACATACAAGAAgcaaaaagggtaaaaaaaaaacacacacacacacacagtgGCACACACTGACATAATActgcattttcttctttcttatccATCCATCAATCTAGAAAGAAAGTATTAGTGTGGAGTCTTGGACTCCTCAGCCCCAGACTGACCAATACTACTGCTACAACAagttgaggaaaaaaagaaaatgagcactgagaaagagaaggagaaagagaggaaaatgTTTGTTGGGGTGGTTTGGAATTGTGCTGCTGAGCTCAAATATCTCCTCACTGCTCTTCTCTTCCTTTGCTCTTTGGTCACCATTCTTCAGTTCCTTCCTACTCGTTTCTCCCTCTCGGCTTCAGATCTCCGACCTTGTCTCTCCTCTCCCACCGCTCCCACCATCGTCACAGCCACCGCCACCGCCACCACCGCTACTGTTTCTTTATCAGAAGACAGGAATAATACTACCAACGCCACGACCACCGCTACTGCCCCTGCTGCGGCAGATGCGCCCACAGATGTCATACTACTCCGGCAACCAGCACCTCCAGCGATGGAGAAAGACCAAGTTCTTGAAAATGGGATTATCAAGAGAGCTTTTAACCCGTTCGGCTCTGCTGCATACAACTTCATTCTCATGTCGGCGTACAGAGGCGGCCCCAACACTTTTGCCGTCATGGGTTTGGCGTCGAAGCCTCTCCATGTTTTCGGCAAGCCTTCATATCGATGCCAGTGGGTTCCATTTGGCGGCAGTGGAGCCGAGGAAAATGTTGAGAATCAAGAACCCATTGTCACTGACGGCCAGAAAATCCTTACTGATTGGGGATACGGCCGGGTTTACACGGTTGTCGTAGTGAATTGCACCTTTTCAGCTCCGGTTATTGGTGGTGGTAGCGGGGGTGGAAAGCTGCTCCTCCACGCAGCCACCAACGGCGGTGGGGATACCAATTTTAATCTGACAGATACTATAGAGGCATTAACTGAATCAGGTGAAGATTTGAAGAATTTCAACCAAGTCTACAGTGCAAAGCCCAAGTATGACTATTTGTATTGTGGGTCATCTTTATATGGGAATTTGAGTCCGCAGAGAGTGAGGGAGTGGTTAGCTTACCATATCAGGCTATTTGGTGGGAAATCCCATTTTGTTATGCATGATGCAGGGGGCGTTCATCCAGGGGTGATGGAAGTATTGAGGCCTTGGATGGAAAAGGGATACGTGACTTTGCATGATATCAGGGAACAAGAGAGATTTGATGGCTACTATCATAATCAGTTTTTAGTTGTGAATGATTGCCTGCATAGGCATAGATATATGGCTAAGTGGATGTTTTTCTTTGATGTGGATGAGTTCCTTTTTGTTCCCAAGAAGAGTACTCTCAAAACTGTCATGGATTCGTTTTCGGAGTATACTCAGTTCACCATCGAGCAGATGCCCATGTCCAACAAGCTTTGTCTAGCTGAGGATGCTGGTAAATCATACAGGTATGCCAACTTttggaattttaattttatttcattctaTTTTTGGGTTGAGGTTCTAATTGACGAGATGAAAATGCTGGCATTTGATTGAACATGGCCTTTTCGTGCTGTAAAGGGAAAGACAATTCCACTGTCTAGCAATAACTGGCTAATAAATAATTCTTTGAATGACAAGATGTGCTTGCTTTTATACTTTTAGTTGCTGTGCAAGATAGTAGTTGATAGTAATAGTAGTAGTGTTTACATGCCAGTCCGAATGTTGTTGTTTGCCAGTGTTTGATGTAGTCCTTTGCTAAAGTTGTGGGGTATGCTTGAATTAATAGCATGTCATGTGATCATGGTGCTGAGAGAATATGCTGTTATTCTTCTTCATCCCAATACAGAAGAATCATTCCAATGCATCATGGTGTTTCTCATCACTTTCCAGTTTTTTTTGAGGTAGATGTTGAAATCGGTGGCAGAGGCTATCAACTTCTCTGCACaagctgcttttttttttaattagattATGGCATCGGTCCTTGCTTTTTACTACTACCGGTGGCTGTAACTACTGCTTAGTGCATTATTGTTGTGTTGCTGGCTTTGTTGCATTAGTAATACATTTTATGTTGATTTTGGATCCTATGTTGATTTTGGATCCTGTAACATCAGTAATGGCAATGTTTTTGGAACTATTAGCCTGTGCATTGCCATTCTTTAGATTCTTGTCCTGTATTCATCTCAATATGGTCCATTTCATTCATCTCAATATGGGCCAAATGGAAGTGGGGTTAGTTAGACCTTATCGTGATGCAAACTTGTCTTGTCCTTAATGCAAGTTTTGAATATGAGGTTCTCTTAAATGGTCGCCATATTTAGGCAAGTAATTCTGGTTCTATATGGTCACTAGGAAAATCTCATCATAAAACTAATTGTTATTGCATTCATTTGAGAGTGTAAGttcaacctctttttttttttttttttttttaccacccCTCCCACCCTTCTCCGTGCCCTTCATGCCTCCAACTACCCGGTACACCGATTGAAACTCTAAACCTGACAGTGAGTAGAACTCTAAGAGCCCTCCTCTGACCACTGAACGGACTTCGGTGGTTTGTGTGAGTTCAAATTGTAATAACTGAGTTGTACGAACACTCGATAGTTTCCTGTGAACTTCTTGTTTGATGTCCATGTCGATGTGAGAGGTGGAAACGCTTGTCCAAGGTGCATAAATTGAATGTCAACACGTTTGATTAGTTGATGTCACGTTCTACCATTCTTATAATTGTGAGCTTCAACCTTCATATGTAGTTAACCTTGACCAACCTGTACATTTGATGCTGGACGTTATGCTATCAATTGTATAAAAAACAGTTTAGAATAGTACAGCTGTACAAGGAATCAAGCCAAATCTGAAAACGAGTAAATTTGCTGGAAACAGCTTTGATAAATTGTGTCTTTATTATTCAATGTCCGATTTTGATTCCAGGAAATGGGGATTTGAGAAGTTGGTGTACAAGGACGTGAAAAGGGGAATCAGGAGAGACCGCAAATATGTCGTGCAACCGCGTAATGTGTTTGCGACAGGGGTTCACATGTCGCAGAACACGGTGGGGAAGACAACCCACAAGACAGAAGGGCGGATCATGTATTTCCATTATCACGGGACCATCGCCGACCGCCGAGAACCATGCCGGAGATCGGTCAACACCACAGATATCACCATTGACGGTATTCCTTACTCCTTGGATACTTCCATGAGGATCGTTGCCGGTTTTGTGAAAAGATTCGAGCTCAAGATGATTGGTTCCGTTTTACAAAGAACACGgcaatgatatatatatatatgggtcaATAGAGGCATTTTCCTTCCCACATTGTATgatctatttatttttttggtccCATTTTAGTTGGAGTTCTTTTACTGTAtgatagttttctttttctttttttttttaaaaaaaaaataaactataGAGCTGCATATAGATttaaggaggaggaggaggcctGTATATGTTTTGGTATAGAAGAGGACTTGGTTAAAAGGGGTTTGTATTCTTTTTGTCTTTATTTATTCATCCCTCCTTGATTAATTTGCCTAATTATTTCTTCTTGGCCTAATTATATTGTCGGTAATGAGGGACCACTTTTGTCACCACCTTTGTCCTTGCGCTTTCAACATTTATGGTCCAGCCAAAATTCGGCTTGAAAATAAGCAAAAAGAATTTTCTCGTAGAAGAATTTTCATGTTTAAATAGGAAAGAATTCATTTTTTTGGGGCTAGTGGATAGCTAGGAATTCATGTTTCtacattttatttgtttagcACATGTCTATTAGTATTTTGTTTTAAGATTCTAGTTTAAATTGGTACCATGAATAGATGAgggttattttcttttatttttttgtttggactgttatttttagaaatttttataaaaaaaaaatattgtaataatttaatatatatgagataaaaaaataattaaaaaaattatattgatCAGGACGGCAAGTTATGAATGAATATTTGAGGGTGGGTTATATGAATAGAAAAAtataatccaaacacactctggCAAGCCCAAATAACGTAGTGTacttgttactttttttttttttttttttttttgtcgatgcGATAGCTTTTTATATTATGGGAAGGAGAGGGTTTGAAAGGGTCTCAGAGGGGATTGAACCACCATCGAATTACATGAGTGTATTATGCATCTGCCTGCCTGGATTTTTTAAGTAAGGTTACATTTAATTGTGAcaaattggtgaattttttaagtAAGTTTACATTTAattgtactccctccgtcccactttgatagtcccgtttttctttttcgtctgacccaaattgtagtccactttccaattgaaaaatgtagttatattttaatttttctaaaatacccttattctttgtaagtagttgttattataaacctaccccatttaatgagagttgattctttttttatcatcaattcaagttcccataaaattgtaccatgtttaatgtgagggtattgaCGAGGACTATAAGTCCAAAAGCTGGCGGTTTAGTGTACTCGTTACGTTATACGTCTTAAAGTCAtaaatcttttcctttttgacaAGTCAAAAATGTGCGTGACAGATAGGAGGATAGGAGGGCCCTTATAAATTTTTAGCAATAATTAATGGTCCAAGAAGAAAAGAACCTAAGGAAAGAGAAACATGGTGCTTGTCTTTGTgttccttttcccttcttttcagCTTCCCTGTGGAGTGGAGTGCCataaaaatcaagaagaatCAAATCCTTAAAATGGGCTTAAAGCATAGCATTCTTGGCATGGTAGCGGGTCTTTTGAGATTGAATCCCATAATTGAAAAATTTGCCAGTGGTGTTAGATCTCTAAAACTGCCTGTTGTTATCCTTTCCTGATTTTGCTTGAATAGAATTCCATAAATCTGTGCTTGGAAGCAAATCAATTAAAGATAGCTCTTGACACCATAAATTCCATGCGGTTACCAAAGACTTGGATCTTTGTAAAAGGCCAATAAGTGTAGTTTAACCAAATATATCTAGTAATACAAAAGTTCGGATAGATTCGGTTTTGATCATTGTCACGAGTCAGGGCATGTTTTCGACCACGAGTCGCTTACAAAAATTTTTACTGATTAATACAATCCTCGCATCGCATTATCTGTGTCGGTAGAAGTGACACTGacctttttttccccctaacTCTGAAACAACTGAAAGATTGCTTGGGAAGAGAAAGATGAGGTCTCAATGCGGCGGCTGTGCCTTTCTATGCACAGCGCTGCTTTGCCAGACATCCAGACATAACAGCGCTTGTTCGCTAGTGATATCGCTTTCCCATTTTACTTCTCGAATGCCATGCCAGAGGCTGGATTCCAGAATAAACAACTTCATACTAGTATTACAAACTTGACCACAAAAAAAAGGATTAAGTTCTCTCTTTGAACTGTATGTCGAGGGTTTGAACTTCACttataataacaaaaatttaaataagGTATCAGAGGAGCTTTTTTAAATTCCTTTCTcgatagattaggttatagaaACGTTATCGTTATCgtaaagaaaatactattacaattttctatttctccaaataaaaaatatatatatttgtatcgGAACTCAAAAAAGGTTTTAGCTCAAATATATGTTGATATAATTGTGAAAAAATGCCTGCACTAGCTCCAAATAGCATCCAAATTTTCTAAATCGAAACTTTGGAGATGTTCAATTTTCAGTTATCATTGGACCAAAACCTCAACGttgtccatttttttttttatttcaacttttctttccACACGAATTCGAGACCTACATGTCGGTAGAAAGAGAAAGTTCCTCGATTGTACGTTAATTGATTAGGCTAAGGTGTGCTATTATTAGGAAAAgaacagggaaaaaaaaaaaaaaacaaaaacaaaagggcTAGGGTGTGCACCAAGAGTACGTAATTTGGGTTTATCTGGTGCAATGTCCAATGCATCATTACACGTTACAGGATGATAATCCATACATGTGTTTTGAAACAGGAGATGCAAAGATATAGCTGTAAACGTGTTTTCCGAATTAGCCACCGAATTTGAGAAATTTCGTTCAGTTCTATCATAACAAATGTTCAGTTCTATACGTAGTACATTGTTGAATTGGACGTATCCACGTTCTGCGTTCATAATCAACCTATCGTTTTCCTTCGTCAAAATCTTTCGACCAGTGATATTGTGCAATCTCGTTCAAGCAACGGGTTAAGAACtagggaaaaaaagagaggaaaatggTCCCGATCGAGAGGAAAATTCGTTGGCGGGTGTCCAGTGGGTCTCCAATTCTCCGGAGCCAGAACTCCAGAACCGTAACCAGTTGATTTTGTTCTGAGGGTGGTAAGGTACGTAACTgagccgagtcgagttcgagtattgctatactcgagctcgactcgacctATAAATAACTtggctcgagctcgatcgagtCGAAAAATCTcaaactcgagcttgactcgagaaAATCTTTAAAAgctcgagactcgactcgataaggctcgactTTTAGTCAAATATCGAGTCGAGTAATCAAGCTTTTTGACTCGATACCTTACTTGTAAATTCAATATAAATTATACCCATAacggtcattttataattataataatatatattatttaa carries:
- the LOC113707918 gene encoding galactan beta-1,4-galactosyltransferase GALS3-like translates to MSTEKEKEKERKMFVGVVWNCAAELKYLLTALLFLCSLVTILQFLPTRFSLSASDLRPCLSSPTAPTIVTATATATTATVSLSEDRNNTTNATTTATAPAAADAPTDVILLRQPAPPAMEKDQVLENGIIKRAFNPFGSAAYNFILMSAYRGGPNTFAVMGLASKPLHVFGKPSYRCQWVPFGGSGAEENVENQEPIVTDGQKILTDWGYGRVYTVVVVNCTFSAPVIGGGSGGGKLLLHAATNGGGDTNFNLTDTIEALTESGEDLKNFNQVYSAKPKYDYLYCGSSLYGNLSPQRVREWLAYHIRLFGGKSHFVMHDAGGVHPGVMEVLRPWMEKGYVTLHDIREQERFDGYYHNQFLVVNDCLHRHRYMAKWMFFFDVDEFLFVPKKSTLKTVMDSFSEYTQFTIEQMPMSNKLCLAEDAGKSYRKWGFEKLVYKDVKRGIRRDRKYVVQPRNVFATGVHMSQNTVGKTTHKTEGRIMYFHYHGTIADRREPCRRSVNTTDITIDGIPYSLDTSMRIVAGFVKRFELKMIGSVLQRTRQ